A genomic stretch from Acidimicrobiales bacterium includes:
- the greA gene encoding transcription elongation factor GreA, whose product MSETHLTPKTYERLQGELDDLTSRGRVEIARAIEAARALGDLSENADYHAAKDSQGKMETRIRQLQVLLGSAVIVEGASADGVVTAGAVVSLRYEGDESVERYLVGSIEERRDDASVVSPGSPLGQALMGHRPGDTVEYEAPGGTLKVSIIDVGG is encoded by the coding sequence GTGAGCGAGACCCACCTCACACCAAAGACCTACGAGCGGCTGCAAGGCGAGCTCGACGACCTGACCAGCCGGGGCCGGGTGGAGATCGCCCGGGCCATCGAGGCGGCCCGGGCCCTGGGAGACCTGTCCGAGAACGCCGACTACCACGCGGCCAAGGACAGCCAGGGGAAGATGGAGACCCGCATCCGCCAGCTCCAGGTCCTGCTGGGCTCCGCGGTGATCGTCGAGGGCGCGAGTGCCGATGGCGTCGTCACCGCCGGAGCCGTGGTGAGCCTGCGCTACGAAGGCGACGAGAGCGTCGAGCGCTACCTCGTCGGCTCCATCGAGGAACGCCGCGACGACGCCTCGGTGGTCTCGCCCGGCTCGCCCCTCGGACAGGCCCTGATGGGGCACCGGCCGGGCGACACCGTGGAGTACGAGGCCCCGGGCGGCACGCTCAAGGTGAGCATCATCGACGTCGGCGGCTAG
- a CDS encoding alpha/beta fold hydrolase, producing the protein MTEDLDPPPLPPGRRVTLPGRGTTFIREVAGPPGAPTVILLHGWTVTADLNWFSSYAPLAGRFRVLALDQRGHGRGIRSWRPFRLEDCADDVAALAQLTGTDRAIVIGYSMGGPVAQLVWRRHPELVEGLVLCATSARFVRDPGERLLFASLMGLSVAARLTPAVLSRQVSGSFNRRRLNGTSLGWAVAELDRNDPAAVLQAGAAIGSYDAQAWIGSIDVPTAVVVTTEDRVVDPRHQIALAGAIPGATVHPVVGDHAVCAARPQAFVPALVEATALVARRASQPTVAP; encoded by the coding sequence GTGACCGAGGACCTCGACCCACCGCCGTTACCGCCCGGCAGACGGGTGACGCTGCCGGGCAGGGGAACCACGTTCATTCGGGAGGTCGCGGGGCCGCCCGGGGCGCCGACGGTCATCCTGCTCCACGGCTGGACCGTGACGGCCGACCTCAACTGGTTCTCGAGCTACGCCCCGCTGGCGGGGCGGTTCCGCGTGCTGGCTCTCGACCAGCGGGGCCACGGCCGGGGAATCCGGTCGTGGCGACCGTTCCGCCTGGAGGACTGCGCCGACGACGTGGCCGCCCTCGCCCAGCTCACCGGCACCGATCGGGCCATCGTCATCGGCTACTCGATGGGCGGACCCGTGGCCCAGCTGGTCTGGCGCCGTCACCCCGAGCTGGTCGAAGGGCTGGTGCTGTGCGCGACGAGCGCCCGGTTCGTGCGGGACCCGGGCGAGCGCCTCCTCTTTGCCAGCTTGATGGGCCTGTCGGTGGCCGCCCGCCTGACCCCAGCCGTCTTGTCCCGCCAGGTGTCCGGCTCGTTCAACCGGCGTCGGCTCAACGGCACCAGCCTCGGCTGGGCGGTCGCCGAGCTCGACCGCAACGATCCTGCCGCCGTGCTCCAGGCGGGGGCCGCCATCGGCAGCTACGACGCCCAGGCCTGGATCGGCTCGATTGACGTCCCGACCGCCGTCGTCGTCACGACCGAGGATCGCGTCGTGGACCCCCGCCACCAGATCGCCCTCGCCGGCGCCATCCCGGGAGCGACCGTGCACCCGGTGGTGGGCGATCACGCCGTGTGCGCCGCTCGGCCCCAGGCCTTCGTGCCCGCCCTGGTGGAGGCCACTGCGCTGGTGGCCCGTCGGGCCAGCCAGCCGACCGTCGCTCCGTAG
- a CDS encoding transglycosylase family protein has protein sequence MGDGPPHRGRGRTLVLAESLEWALESHSRSIRVLARTTLTVDAWSMTVRGPLGTARRQAGWAPERVTVAPLRTRPPEADPRSGTAAWGPSDLLRLAPLRALLACGLALLVLGSVAAISNIPVGSPAAYAGRLAPTHVVLVDPPPSPPPPPPPVAPPTTAAPAIATAASPTTSSVVLPKAKAVPSFSLAGVAGGVWAALRQCESGGNYQENTGNGFYGAYQFVWSTWSSMGYPGRPDQEPPAMQDQAAQRLQVRSGWGQWPACSRKLGLS, from the coding sequence GTGGGCGATGGCCCGCCCCATCGCGGCAGGGGTCGCACCCTCGTCCTGGCCGAGTCGCTGGAGTGGGCCCTCGAGTCCCATTCCCGATCGATCCGCGTCCTGGCTCGGACGACGCTCACCGTCGACGCCTGGTCGATGACGGTCCGGGGGCCGCTCGGCACCGCCCGGCGACAGGCGGGCTGGGCCCCAGAGCGGGTGACGGTGGCGCCACTGCGGACCCGTCCGCCTGAAGCCGACCCACGTTCGGGCACCGCGGCCTGGGGCCCGTCCGACCTCCTCCGGCTGGCACCGCTGCGGGCGCTGCTCGCCTGCGGGCTGGCCCTCCTCGTGCTGGGGTCCGTGGCCGCCATCAGCAACATTCCTGTGGGATCACCGGCCGCGTACGCCGGCCGCCTCGCTCCGACCCACGTCGTCCTGGTCGATCCCCCTCCGTCGCCCCCGCCCCCTCCCCCGCCCGTGGCGCCGCCGACCACCGCCGCCCCCGCCATCGCCACGGCGGCCAGCCCGACCACCTCGTCGGTGGTGTTGCCCAAGGCCAAGGCCGTCCCCTCGTTCTCGCTGGCGGGGGTGGCCGGTGGTGTCTGGGCCGCGCTGCGCCAGTGCGAGTCGGGTGGCAACTATCAGGAGAACACCGGCAACGGTTTCTACGGCGCGTACCAGTTCGTGTGGTCGACGTGGTCGAGCATGGGCTATCCCGGTCGGCCCGACCAGGAGCCACCGGCGATGCAGGACCAGGCGGCGCAGCGGCTCCAGGTCCGCAGCGGGTGGGGCCAGTGGCCCGCCTGCAGCCGCAAGCTCGGCCTCAGCTGA
- a CDS encoding helix-turn-helix domain-containing protein, whose translation MEESVSGVGVLDKAVAILAALEPGPATLNQLVERTGLTRATAHRLAQGLGRHRLVERDVDGRFCLGPRLTDLGAAALAGQPLAVTARPALEVLRDRTGETAQLYVAAGEARLCVASLESPHSLRTIVAVGATLPMDRGSAGAVLRGDPQIDRRGWIESVEEREKGVASVSAPVRRVARVVAAVSVSGPLERTTRAPGRRYGAAVVDAARQVEDAAGWTS comes from the coding sequence ATGGAAGAGAGTGTAAGCGGCGTCGGCGTCCTCGACAAGGCGGTCGCCATCCTCGCCGCCCTCGAGCCTGGGCCGGCGACGCTCAACCAGCTGGTCGAGCGCACCGGGTTGACGCGGGCCACGGCCCACCGGCTGGCCCAGGGCCTCGGTCGCCACCGGCTGGTGGAGCGCGACGTCGACGGTCGCTTCTGCCTGGGGCCGCGGCTCACGGACCTGGGGGCGGCGGCCCTGGCCGGTCAACCGCTGGCGGTGACCGCCCGGCCCGCGCTCGAGGTGCTCAGGGACCGCACGGGGGAGACCGCACAGCTGTACGTGGCCGCCGGCGAGGCTCGCCTGTGCGTCGCCTCCCTGGAGTCACCCCACAGCCTGCGCACCATCGTGGCCGTGGGGGCGACCCTGCCGATGGACCGCGGCTCGGCCGGGGCGGTGCTACGGGGTGATCCGCAGATCGACAGGCGCGGATGGATCGAGAGCGTCGAGGAGCGGGAGAAGGGCGTGGCGTCGGTCAGCGCCCCGGTGCGCCGAGTCGCGCGGGTCGTGGCCGCGGTGTCGGTGTCGGGCCCGCTGGAGCGCACGACGCGGGCGCCGGGGCGGCGGTACGGGGCGGCGGTCGTCGACGCCGCCCGGCAGGTGGAGGACGCCGCCGGCTGGACGTCGTGA
- the leuC gene encoding 3-isopropylmalate dehydratase large subunit: protein MAKTLSEKVWDRHVVRAADGEPDLLYVDLHLVHEVTSPQAFDGLRLAGRPVHRPELTLATADHNVPTLDINRPVADPISARQLDVLATNCREFGITLYPMGHADQGIVHVIGPEQGITQPGMTIVCGDSHTSTHGAFGALAFGIGTSEVEHVLATQTLPQPRPGTMAVRVDGSLPAGVVAKDVILGIIGRIGTGGGIGHIIEYQGSAIRSLSMEGRMTVCNMSIEAGARAGMIAPDDTTFAYLEGLRHAPTGQVWESALEDWRSLASDPGARFDRVEIIDAASLMPHVTWGTNPAQVAAIDGAVPDPESFSRPAERESAARALGYMGLAAGTPLRDIAVDTVFIGSCTNARLEDLRAAASVLDGRRVREGLRAMVVPGSRRVKADAEAEGLDRVFSAAGFEWREAGCSMCLAMNPDKLSPGERCASTSNRNFEGRQGRGGRTHLVSPAVAAATAVAGRFATPHDLG from the coding sequence GTGGCCAAGACGCTGAGCGAGAAGGTCTGGGACCGCCATGTGGTGCGGGCGGCCGACGGAGAGCCCGACCTGCTGTACGTCGACCTGCACCTGGTGCACGAGGTGACCTCCCCACAGGCGTTCGACGGGCTGCGGCTGGCGGGGCGTCCCGTCCACCGCCCGGAGCTGACCCTGGCGACGGCGGACCACAACGTGCCGACCCTCGACATCAACCGTCCCGTGGCCGACCCCATCTCCGCCCGTCAGCTCGACGTGCTGGCCACCAACTGCCGGGAGTTCGGGATCACGCTGTACCCGATGGGCCATGCCGACCAGGGGATCGTCCACGTCATCGGCCCCGAGCAGGGCATCACGCAGCCGGGCATGACGATCGTCTGCGGCGACAGCCACACGTCGACGCACGGCGCCTTCGGTGCGTTGGCCTTCGGCATCGGCACCAGCGAGGTCGAGCACGTGCTCGCCACTCAGACGCTCCCCCAGCCCCGTCCGGGCACCATGGCCGTTCGGGTGGACGGCTCGCTGCCGGCCGGCGTCGTGGCCAAGGACGTCATCCTCGGCATCATCGGCCGGATCGGCACTGGCGGCGGCATCGGCCACATCATCGAGTACCAGGGGTCCGCCATCCGCTCGCTGTCGATGGAGGGGCGGATGACGGTGTGCAACATGAGCATCGAGGCCGGCGCCCGCGCCGGGATGATCGCCCCCGACGACACGACGTTCGCCTACCTCGAGGGGCTGCGCCACGCGCCCACGGGGCAGGTCTGGGAGTCCGCCCTCGAGGACTGGCGCAGCCTGGCCAGCGACCCCGGCGCCCGCTTCGATCGTGTCGAGATCATCGACGCTGCCTCGCTGATGCCCCATGTGACATGGGGGACCAACCCGGCCCAGGTGGCCGCCATCGACGGAGCCGTGCCCGACCCGGAGAGCTTCTCCCGCCCCGCCGAGCGGGAGTCGGCGGCTCGAGCTCTCGGCTACATGGGCCTCGCCGCGGGAACCCCCCTCAGGGACATCGCCGTCGACACGGTGTTCATCGGATCGTGCACCAACGCCCGCCTCGAGGACCTGCGAGCCGCCGCCTCCGTCTTGGATGGGCGCCGCGTGCGCGAGGGTCTGCGGGCGATGGTCGTGCCCGGCTCCAGGCGGGTCAAGGCAGACGCCGAGGCCGAGGGCCTGGATCGGGTCTTCTCGGCCGCCGGGTTCGAATGGCGCGAGGCAGGGTGCTCCATGTGCCTGGCCATGAACCCCGACAAGCTCAGCCCGGGCGAGCGGTGTGCCTCGACGTCCAACCGCAACTTCGAAGGTCGTCAGGGTCGCGGCGGACGCACACACCTGGTGTCGCCGGCCGTGGCCGCGGCCACCGCTGTGGCCGGCCGCTTCGCCACGCCGCACGACCTCGGCTGA
- the leuD gene encoding 3-isopropylmalate dehydratase small subunit, giving the protein MEPVRVVAGTAVPLARTDVDTDQIIPSDWLKRVERTGFGAGLFSEWRDDRDFVLNRPEHAGATILVAGANFGTGSSREHAVWALQDYGFRAVVSPRFADIFRNNCTKGGLVPAEVDPDAGQALLDAVSADPTLEITVDVERRTVAAPAAGIEAPFVLDDFTRHRLLAGMDDIDLTMRHAEAIAAYETRRPAWLPRTAST; this is encoded by the coding sequence ATGGAACCAGTACGCGTCGTCGCCGGCACCGCCGTTCCCCTGGCCCGGACCGACGTCGACACCGATCAGATCATCCCCAGCGACTGGCTCAAGCGAGTCGAGCGCACGGGGTTCGGGGCCGGGCTGTTCTCCGAGTGGCGCGACGATCGCGACTTCGTCCTCAACCGGCCCGAGCACGCCGGCGCCACGATCCTCGTGGCCGGGGCCAACTTCGGTACCGGCTCGTCCCGGGAGCACGCCGTCTGGGCGTTGCAGGACTACGGGTTCCGGGCCGTGGTGTCACCACGGTTCGCGGACATCTTTCGCAACAACTGCACCAAGGGAGGGCTGGTGCCGGCCGAGGTCGATCCCGACGCCGGGCAGGCGCTGCTCGACGCCGTCTCCGCCGACCCCACCCTCGAGATCACCGTCGACGTCGAGCGGCGCACCGTGGCGGCCCCGGCCGCCGGCATCGAGGCTCCGTTCGTGCTCGACGACTTCACCCGCCATCGGCTGCTGGCGGGGATGGACGACATCGACCTGACCATGCGCCACGCCGAGGCCATCGCCGCCTACGAGACGCGGCGCCCGGCCTGGCTGCCGAGGACCGCCTCTACCTAG
- a CDS encoding MlaD family protein, giving the protein MISRRVLLNLAAFLAVSLGLTAYGVFTLLRNPFATRTTVKTVLPDTAGLIKGLTATSNGVTVGTVNSVKLNSDNRSVTVAISLDPGKSLPGDVAASVVRANPLGEQSVDFSPQHGGTAPPVPNGATVPVAAVGTPPNVGDILNIADNLFNAIPKQDLTTVVHELAVTLAGRGQDLRSISQTNLAFSQEFLNYQAQFQALLANSPPILNAVANDGPQLQQAIANTVVLSGVLAAHRYDTVHLFANGIRLGQTLGGLIANNEPNLACLLHDFGRITANTAEPANLTNLDTALATNQEFFGPVDALSPLGTTKGLYPGDPNHPQNWLRTYLILPPAQPPAVSYNPHHELPPIKPGAGCATEFGAGPGPASQPGFQPSGGSKVISPPASESQVRGSDTGNPNAIPAAYTRPARPVAASPGGLAILGPALMALFLVTGLGLAGHRRRREA; this is encoded by the coding sequence ATGATCAGCCGCCGAGTCCTCCTCAATCTCGCTGCCTTCCTCGCCGTCAGCCTCGGGCTCACGGCCTATGGCGTCTTCACGCTCCTGCGCAACCCGTTCGCGACCAGGACCACGGTCAAGACCGTGTTGCCCGACACAGCCGGGCTGATCAAGGGCCTGACCGCGACCAGCAACGGGGTGACGGTCGGCACCGTGAACTCGGTGAAGCTCAACAGCGACAACCGGTCGGTGACCGTGGCGATCTCGTTGGACCCGGGCAAGAGCCTGCCCGGCGATGTGGCGGCCAGTGTGGTCAGGGCCAATCCGCTGGGCGAGCAGTCGGTCGACTTCTCCCCGCAGCACGGGGGAACCGCCCCCCCTGTCCCCAACGGCGCAACCGTGCCGGTGGCCGCCGTCGGTACGCCTCCCAACGTCGGTGACATCCTGAACATCGCCGACAATCTCTTCAACGCCATCCCCAAACAGGACCTGACCACCGTCGTCCACGAGCTGGCAGTGACCCTGGCCGGCCGGGGTCAGGACCTGCGGAGCATCTCTCAGACCAACCTCGCCTTCTCTCAGGAGTTCCTCAACTACCAGGCCCAGTTCCAGGCCCTGCTCGCCAACTCGCCGCCCATCCTCAACGCCGTGGCCAACGACGGGCCCCAGCTGCAGCAAGCCATCGCCAACACCGTCGTGCTCAGCGGGGTGCTCGCCGCGCACCGGTACGACACCGTCCACCTCTTCGCCAACGGCATCCGCCTGGGGCAGACCCTGGGCGGCCTGATCGCGAACAACGAGCCCAACCTGGCCTGCCTGCTCCACGACTTCGGCCGGATCACAGCCAACACCGCCGAGCCCGCCAACCTGACCAACCTGGACACGGCCCTGGCGACCAACCAGGAGTTCTTCGGCCCCGTGGACGCTTTGTCCCCGCTCGGGACCACCAAGGGCCTGTACCCCGGGGACCCCAATCATCCGCAGAACTGGCTGCGGACCTATCTGATCCTTCCTCCCGCCCAGCCCCCCGCCGTCTCCTACAACCCCCACCACGAGCTTCCGCCCATCAAGCCGGGGGCGGGGTGCGCCACCGAGTTCGGTGCTGGGCCGGGTCCGGCGAGCCAGCCCGGCTTCCAGCCCTCCGGCGGTAGCAAGGTCATATCGCCTCCGGCCAGCGAGTCGCAGGTGCGGGGTAGCGATACGGGCAATCCCAATGCCATACCGGCCGCTTACACGAGGCCGGCCCGGCCGGTGGCCGCCAGCCCCGGCGGCCTCGCCATCCTCGGGCCCGCCTTGATGGCGTTGTTCCTGGTCACGGGGCTCGGTCTGGCTGGCCATCGCCGGCGCCGGGAGGCCTGA
- a CDS encoding MCE family protein codes for MKGRVAAALGGKGGRLTAGVAVLGLAAGLSSCASSSDMVSASATFPDIEATTSGTPVEMADVIIGHVTSTTVQGGQARLGMTVKRSAQVPADVTAEVTQDSLLGQNIVQLVPNTKNRNAPLLANGATISKTQDVPGLEQLIKSGTDVFAGLSANQLATLIHEGAVGFGGQGPTLHRLLDDLNNVTNGYAGQTQTIQALVSNLDQFGSTVAPAAQSQVQAIANLAQTSHVLNDQANRFADLLSSLTNLSVQSLGILNTYMPQIDRQFSALRSVTQAVADRQSDLGNLLTYTYQHNVNVSGGIKNDFGQVLNDLIVCGFPGGGEQPNDPASSCHNVPGPPQS; via the coding sequence ATGAAGGGCCGCGTCGCCGCCGCCCTGGGCGGAAAGGGAGGTCGGTTGACCGCGGGCGTCGCCGTCCTCGGGCTGGCTGCCGGTCTCAGCAGCTGCGCGAGCAGCTCGGACATGGTCTCGGCGAGCGCAACCTTTCCTGACATCGAGGCCACGACCAGCGGTACTCCCGTGGAGATGGCCGACGTCATCATCGGCCACGTGACGTCGACGACTGTCCAGGGTGGTCAGGCGCGCCTAGGCATGACGGTCAAACGGTCCGCCCAGGTGCCCGCCGACGTGACGGCCGAGGTGACCCAGGATTCGCTGCTGGGCCAGAACATCGTCCAGCTGGTGCCCAATACCAAGAACCGCAACGCACCGCTGCTGGCCAACGGAGCCACGATCTCCAAGACCCAGGACGTCCCCGGCCTCGAGCAGCTGATCAAGTCGGGAACCGACGTCTTCGCCGGCCTCTCGGCCAACCAGCTGGCGACGCTGATCCACGAAGGAGCGGTGGGCTTCGGCGGTCAGGGCCCGACCCTGCACCGGCTCCTCGATGACTTGAACAACGTCACCAACGGCTATGCCGGCCAGACGCAGACCATCCAGGCGCTGGTGAGCAACCTCGACCAGTTCGGCTCGACCGTCGCTCCCGCGGCCCAGTCCCAGGTCCAGGCCATCGCCAACCTGGCCCAGACCAGCCACGTGCTCAACGACCAGGCCAACCGGTTCGCCGACCTGCTGTCCTCGCTCACCAACCTGTCGGTGCAGAGCCTCGGCATCCTCAACACCTACATGCCCCAGATCGACCGGCAGTTCAGCGCCCTGCGCTCGGTCACCCAGGCCGTGGCCGATCGCCAGAGCGACCTGGGCAACCTGCTCACGTACACGTACCAACACAACGTCAACGTGTCCGGGGGCATCAAGAACGACTTCGGCCAGGTCCTCAACGACCTGATCGTGTGCGGTTTCCCCGGAGGTGGGGAGCAGCCGAACGACCCTGCCTCCTCCTGTCACAACGTGCCGGGGCCTCCGCAGTCATGA
- a CDS encoding MCE family protein, whose protein sequence is MRTRWLSLRRCLALAVLAVLALVASACSSGGTSSYIVKANFSNGVDLYPSSPVTVLGVNVGTIESVENQADHVVVTMRVNNKYPIPAGAGAAVVGQSLLGERYVQFSPSYTGGPRLTDGSLVPLSRTTVPVSSDEVLAGLKKFLGAINPNGAADLVTNLAQVLGGNGAQLNDLIHNASGTLQLLADKGNDLGQLNGSLAQLTGALDTRTQTISKLIQDYNTVSAVLIQNGGQTLGDTITQLNNASAQVADLLSPNLAGLHDDLGVLTTAGRTLDRNLASLDQANAASVNLFAAAHRAYDPQGNWLRLNIQSDPNTTSSLLEARIRDRLSGVCRRLEAKGIKNATLDNCSTVGTSYFDPILNAVPCILNQQSGPGCSPAALFGAGVNAIPGMTPAQRAQASQGPAPAPAPPPPGAGPAPPPAPPITVPPLLPPMPNRQSAPNSAGGLLGGL, encoded by the coding sequence ATGCGGACTAGATGGCTTTCGCTCCGGCGTTGCCTCGCCTTGGCCGTGCTCGCCGTACTTGCCCTGGTCGCCAGCGCCTGCTCGTCGGGTGGGACGTCCAGCTATATCGTCAAGGCCAACTTCTCGAACGGCGTCGACCTGTATCCGAGCTCTCCCGTGACCGTCCTCGGCGTGAACGTGGGCACCATCGAATCGGTCGAGAACCAGGCCGATCACGTCGTGGTGACCATGCGGGTGAACAACAAGTACCCGATTCCCGCAGGAGCGGGCGCCGCTGTCGTCGGTCAGTCGCTCCTCGGGGAGCGCTATGTGCAGTTCTCGCCTTCCTACACGGGCGGCCCCCGATTGACCGACGGCTCACTCGTGCCTCTGTCCCGGACGACGGTGCCGGTCTCGAGCGACGAGGTGCTGGCCGGCCTCAAGAAATTCCTGGGCGCCATCAACCCCAACGGCGCCGCCGACCTGGTGACCAACCTGGCCCAGGTGCTGGGCGGTAACGGTGCTCAGCTCAACGACCTCATCCACAACGCCTCTGGCACCCTCCAGCTGCTGGCCGACAAGGGCAACGACCTGGGTCAGCTGAACGGCTCCTTGGCCCAGCTGACGGGCGCGTTGGACACCAGGACGCAGACGATCTCCAAGCTGATCCAGGACTACAACACGGTCTCGGCCGTGCTCATCCAGAACGGCGGTCAGACCCTCGGCGACACGATCACCCAGCTCAACAACGCCAGCGCCCAGGTCGCTGATCTGCTGTCCCCCAACCTGGCCGGCCTGCATGACGACCTCGGAGTCCTCACCACGGCGGGCCGAACGCTCGACCGCAACCTGGCGTCCCTCGACCAGGCCAACGCGGCCTCGGTCAACCTGTTCGCCGCCGCCCACCGCGCCTACGACCCCCAGGGCAACTGGCTGCGCCTCAACATCCAGTCCGATCCCAACACGACCTCATCCCTGCTCGAGGCCCGTATCCGCGACCGACTGTCCGGGGTGTGCCGGCGGCTCGAGGCCAAGGGAATCAAGAATGCGACGCTCGACAACTGCAGCACGGTCGGAACCAGCTACTTCGACCCGATCCTCAACGCCGTGCCGTGCATCCTCAACCAGCAGTCGGGTCCGGGCTGCTCGCCGGCGGCCCTGTTCGGAGCGGGCGTCAACGCCATCCCCGGAATGACTCCCGCCCAGCGGGCCCAGGCCTCACAGGGGCCGGCGCCCGCTCCCGCGCCGCCGCCACCGGGTGCCGGCCCTGCTCCGCCACCCGCGCCCCCGATCACCGTGCCCCCGCTGCTCCCGCCCATGCCCAACCGCCAGAGCGCGCCCAACAGCGCCGGCGGGCTCCTGGGGGGACTGTGA